Proteins from a single region of Pseudomonas fulva:
- a CDS encoding DedA family protein, giving the protein MLENLLQHFGYPALALGTFLEGEMSLLLAAYLALRGILQIELVILFAFLGTYASDQLWFHLGRRHGRRILERKPKWQALSDKALVYLRRHPDLWVLGFRFFYGMRTVMPLAIGISGYPRRRYVILDAIGAAIWAIALGTLAYKLGRALEGLLGELHQVQFYLFGALLVIGLGVWLYRRRQRQG; this is encoded by the coding sequence ATGCTGGAAAATCTGCTGCAGCACTTCGGTTACCCGGCGTTGGCGCTGGGCACCTTTCTCGAGGGCGAAATGTCACTGCTGCTGGCGGCCTACCTGGCATTGCGCGGCATCCTGCAGATCGAGCTGGTGATCCTGTTCGCCTTTCTCGGCACCTATGCCAGCGACCAGCTGTGGTTCCATCTGGGCCGTCGGCATGGCCGCCGCATTCTCGAGCGCAAGCCCAAGTGGCAGGCCCTGAGCGACAAGGCCCTGGTGTACCTGCGCCGCCACCCGGACCTGTGGGTGCTGGGCTTTCGCTTCTTCTATGGCATGCGCACGGTGATGCCGCTGGCCATCGGTATTTCCGGCTACCCGCGGCGCCGCTACGTGATTCTCGACGCCATCGGCGCGGCGATCTGGGCCATCGCGCTCGGCACCCTGGCCTACAAGCTCGGGCGCGCTCTGGAGGGCCTGCTCGGCGAGCTGCACCAGGTGCAGTTCTATTTGTTCGGCGCCCTGCTGGTAATCGGCCTCGGCGTCTGGTTGTACCGGCGTAGACAGCGCCAAGGCTGA
- the elbB gene encoding isoprenoid biosynthesis glyoxalase ElbB: MNKKVAVILSGCGVYDGSEIHESVITLLRLDQRGVQVQCFAPDIDQAHVINHLNGEEMQPARNVLVESARIARGNIRDVRELRAEDFDALIVPGGFGAAKNLCDFAGKGADCTVQADVLAAAQSFVSGAKPVGLICIAPAMAARLFGAGVTCTIGTDAETAAALTQMGAEHVDCHVEDIVEDTERKLVTTPAYMLAKSIAEAASGINKLVDRVLEMTHE; encoded by the coding sequence ATGAACAAGAAAGTTGCAGTGATCCTTTCCGGTTGTGGCGTCTACGACGGCTCGGAGATCCACGAAAGCGTCATCACCCTGCTGCGCCTCGATCAGCGCGGCGTCCAGGTGCAGTGCTTCGCCCCCGATATCGACCAGGCCCACGTGATCAACCACCTCAATGGCGAGGAAATGCAGCCCGCCCGGAACGTGCTGGTTGAGTCGGCGCGCATCGCCCGCGGCAACATCAGGGACGTGCGCGAACTGCGTGCCGAGGACTTCGATGCGCTGATCGTGCCGGGCGGCTTCGGCGCCGCCAAGAACCTCTGCGACTTCGCAGGCAAGGGCGCCGATTGCACCGTGCAGGCTGACGTGCTGGCCGCTGCGCAATCCTTCGTCAGCGGCGCCAAGCCGGTCGGCCTGATCTGCATCGCCCCGGCCATGGCCGCGCGCCTCTTCGGCGCCGGCGTGACCTGCACCATCGGCACCGACGCCGAGACCGCCGCCGCCCTGACGCAAATGGGCGCCGAGCACGTGGACTGCCATGTCGAGGACATCGTCGAAGACACCGAGCGCAAGCTGGTGACCACCCCGGCCTACATGCTCGCCAAGTCCATCGCCGAAGCGGCCTCGGGCATCAACAAGCTGGTCGATCGCGTGCTGGAAATGACCCACGAGTGA